Below is a genomic region from Methanoculleus thermophilus.
GCAGAGGCCGGGACGACGTTGCCTTCCGCGTCCGCAAACGAGTCGGTGAAGACGAGCCGTTCACCCGCGACAATCTCGCGGTAGACGCCCGTGCTCCAGAAGTCCCGGCCGTCGGGCAAGCGCATACCAAACAGGTACCTGCCCCCCTCGCGGAGGTCGACCCTGAAGACCAGCGCCGTAAAGCTCGCCGGCCCCCACCACCGCGCTATCAATTCCGGATCCGTCCAAGCCCGGAAAACGAGGTCGCGCGGCGCGTCGAACTCCCGCGTGGTGATGATCTCCTGCTTTCCGGGTTCAGTGATAATACTCGTCTCGGCCATAACAACACCTCCGGCTGAGGGCTCTGTGGATTTGGTGGAGCCCGGTTTGGACGGCACCGACCTTGCAGCCCTCCTACCGATCCCGGAGGTTCCTCGCTGGGCAACCATCCGGATCAGGACCTCCCCAATATGTCCACTGTACTTAAATGTCACGCCGTCCCGCTCGCGGCCCGTGCATGATGAGTATTTCCAGCGGTTCTGAACGTGCCTGTCCTCCACATACCGACCGTATCTTTTGATTCCCCGGATGGTCTCCCCCATTTCCACGAATACATGCTCCTCGCCGAGCGCAATCTCCAATGGGCGACAGTTACGGGGAAGTTGTGACAGGGCATACAAGTACGCCGGTGATTTGCCCCTTTGCACCCCTGTTGACTGCCATCTGCCTCACCGGGAGAGCATATCCTCGGCCATCACCGGCGGGGTTTTGGCATCGCCACTAGCCTTGGAGGGAAATCCTACCACCAAGGTGGGCCGTGGCATCCAAGGGTTATCTCATCTGCCGCCTCCGATGATTTTGGTGAGGCAGTATCAACTCCGGATCCGCGCATGCCAAAAAGACAAAGGAGTCAACCAAGATCTACGGGTCGCTCCATCCAGCTCCAGACCGGTATCGCGATCGAGGATATGGGTCGTCCATACCACAGGACCGCTCACCAGAACCAGGCCAGCAGGAAGATGGCAACCAGCAGGAGGCCGTCCTGGAGCGCGACCGAAAGAAGCATGATCTCGGTGCCCCGCCGGGGTCCAAAGATTGCAATATAAAAGGACCCGAGCCACCGCAGGTAGGTGACGACGCTGGTCAACAGGTTCGCCACGAGCAGCGTGATGACTATATCCCTGCCGGTCATATCGCCCGCCGCGAGCAGCCCGGACGCAAGGCTTGCCGCGGCGACGTACGACCCGAACTTTGCCGCGATGATCGCGATGCCTTCGGGCGGAATGGGAAAGAGTCTGCTCGCACCCTCGAGGTACGCGGCAACGGTCTCGAAGACGCCCGCTTCAATGAGAAACGCCACGATGACGAGCGTCGGGATCATGATTCCGAGGATACGACGGAGGGTCTTTGCGGTCGGTCCGGC
It encodes:
- a CDS encoding SRPBCC family protein → MAETSIITEPGKQEIITTREFDAPRDLVFRAWTDPELIARWWGPASFTALVFRVDLREGGRYLFGMRLPDGRDFWSTGVYREIVAGERLVFTDSFADAEGNVVPASAYGMSGDWPLELLVTVMFEEHDGGTKMTLRHEGIPAGESLDMTEAGWNESLDRLAALLNELQQG